One region of Bradyrhizobium betae genomic DNA includes:
- the phnC gene encoding phosphonate ABC transporter ATP-binding protein has protein sequence MLVVEGLTCRFGAKAAVDDASFKISPGGFVGVIGRSGAGKSTLLRTINRLATPTQGRILFDGLDVTTLRGKELRQWRARSAMIFQQFNLVGRLDVLTNVLMGRLATMPAWRSLTQTWPEHDKALAMSALEQFDIAALAAQRADQLSGGQQQRVAIARALVQQPDIILADEPIASLDPRNTKIVMDALLRINKHFGITVLCNLHSLDLARSYCDRLIGMAQGRVVFDGAPAALTDHVARELYDLEAADVMGGASAPAPDGVPALGTAAAA, from the coding sequence ATGCTGGTGGTTGAAGGTCTGACGTGCCGCTTCGGCGCAAAAGCCGCGGTGGACGACGCTTCGTTCAAAATCTCCCCTGGCGGCTTCGTCGGTGTGATCGGGCGCTCCGGTGCCGGCAAGTCGACGCTGCTGCGAACCATCAACCGCCTCGCGACGCCGACACAGGGCCGCATCCTGTTCGACGGCCTCGACGTCACCACGCTGCGCGGCAAGGAGCTGCGGCAGTGGCGGGCGCGTTCGGCCATGATCTTCCAGCAATTCAACCTGGTCGGGCGGCTCGACGTGCTGACCAACGTCCTGATGGGACGTCTTGCGACGATGCCGGCCTGGCGCTCGCTCACGCAGACATGGCCCGAGCATGACAAGGCGCTGGCGATGTCCGCGCTCGAACAGTTCGACATCGCCGCGCTCGCCGCCCAGCGTGCCGATCAGCTCTCCGGCGGCCAGCAGCAGCGAGTTGCGATCGCCCGCGCGCTGGTGCAGCAGCCCGACATCATTCTCGCCGACGAGCCGATCGCCTCGCTCGATCCGCGCAACACCAAGATCGTCATGGATGCGCTGCTGCGCATCAACAAGCACTTCGGCATCACCGTGCTCTGCAATTTGCATTCGCTCGACCTGGCGCGCAGCTATTGCGACCGCCTGATCGGCATGGCGCAGGGCCGCGTGGTGTTCGACGGTGCGCCGGCCGCGCTGACCGATCACGTCGCGCGCGAGCTCTACGATCTCGAAGCCGCCGATGTCATGGGTGGTGCGTCCGCGCCGGCCCCCGATGGCGTCCCTGCGCTCGGGACGGCCGCGGCGGCCTGA
- a CDS encoding chloramphenicol acetyltransferase — protein sequence MAGKMLSVQPTVDASAKLQETRLGAYTEVGARTILTEVTMGDYSYVVNDAQITYTTIGKFCSIAAMTRVNPGNHPMQRATQAHFTYRSSAYFPGESDDAEFFDWRRQHHVHIGHDVWIGHGAVVLPGRNIGTGAVIAAGAIVTKDVPAYTIVAGNPARIVRRRFSEEIAGRLARLAWWNWDHDKLREALPDFRKLGIEDFLSKYEAQAHSPASQRSALA from the coding sequence ATGGCCGGCAAGATGCTTTCGGTTCAACCGACCGTCGACGCGTCCGCAAAGCTGCAGGAAACCAGGCTCGGCGCCTATACCGAGGTCGGCGCGCGCACGATCCTCACCGAAGTCACGATGGGCGACTACTCCTATGTCGTGAACGACGCGCAGATCACCTACACCACCATCGGGAAATTCTGCTCGATCGCGGCGATGACGCGCGTCAATCCCGGCAATCATCCGATGCAGCGCGCCACACAGGCCCATTTCACCTACCGCTCCAGCGCCTACTTCCCGGGCGAGAGCGACGACGCGGAATTCTTCGACTGGCGGCGCCAGCATCACGTCCATATCGGCCATGACGTCTGGATCGGTCATGGCGCGGTCGTGCTGCCGGGCCGCAACATCGGCACCGGCGCGGTGATCGCGGCGGGGGCCATCGTCACCAAGGACGTGCCGGCCTACACCATCGTCGCCGGCAACCCGGCGCGCATCGTACGACGGCGGTTCTCGGAAGAGATCGCCGGCCGGCTCGCCAGGCTCGCCTGGTGGAACTGGGATCACGACAAATTGCGTGAGGCCCTGCCCGATTTCCGCAAGCTCGGGATTGAAGATTTTCTCTCCAAGTATGAAGCACAGGCACACTCCCCTGCCAGCCAACGAAGCGCGCTCGCGTGA
- a CDS encoding alpha-D-ribose 1-methylphosphonate 5-triphosphate diphosphatase: protein MTDIFLEGGRALIGTGFVETSLGVSGTDIAQVDASRGRARLAIDARDLLVLPGIVDLHGDAFERQMMPRAGVDFPIDVALADSDRQAIGNGITTVFHATTCSWEPGLRSADNARGLMEAIERQRPQFAADTRFHLRHETYNLDAEAEITQWLAEGRVDLFAFNDHMDGTVADMAKPRKRNRMVERTGLTSEDFDELVARIVARAADVPASVSRLAAVARAAGVRMLSHDDATPAMRQEFRQLGADIAEFPINEETARAAANHGDAIVYGAPNVVRGGSHTGWTKAADMIAKGLCSVLASDYYYPAQLLAAFRLAADGVLPLPKAWDLVSAGPARATGFADRGVIAEGCRADILLVDDTVPLRPRLVAVIAGGKLVHLTDATRLLSAAATPREAVVAA, encoded by the coding sequence GTGACAGACATCTTCCTTGAAGGCGGCCGGGCCCTGATCGGCACCGGGTTCGTCGAAACCTCGCTTGGCGTGTCCGGAACGGATATTGCGCAGGTCGACGCCTCTCGCGGCCGCGCGCGGCTGGCGATCGACGCGCGAGATCTGCTGGTGCTGCCCGGTATCGTCGACCTGCACGGCGACGCCTTCGAGCGGCAGATGATGCCGCGCGCGGGCGTCGACTTCCCGATCGATGTCGCGCTCGCCGACAGCGACCGCCAGGCGATCGGCAACGGCATCACCACGGTGTTTCACGCCACGACCTGCTCGTGGGAACCGGGCCTGCGCAGCGCGGACAATGCGCGGGGGCTGATGGAGGCGATCGAGCGGCAGCGCCCGCAATTCGCCGCCGACACCCGCTTTCACCTGCGGCACGAGACCTACAATCTCGACGCCGAGGCCGAGATCACCCAATGGCTCGCCGAAGGGCGCGTCGACCTGTTCGCCTTCAACGACCACATGGACGGCACCGTCGCCGACATGGCCAAGCCCCGCAAACGCAACCGCATGGTGGAGCGGACCGGGCTGACGAGCGAGGACTTCGACGAACTGGTCGCGCGTATCGTCGCGCGCGCAGCCGACGTGCCCGCTTCCGTGTCGCGGCTGGCCGCGGTGGCCCGCGCCGCCGGGGTGCGGATGCTCTCGCATGACGATGCGACGCCGGCGATGCGCCAGGAGTTTCGCCAACTGGGCGCTGACATCGCGGAGTTTCCGATCAACGAGGAGACGGCGCGGGCGGCAGCCAACCACGGCGACGCCATCGTCTATGGCGCGCCGAACGTCGTGCGCGGCGGCAGCCACACCGGCTGGACCAAGGCGGCCGACATGATCGCCAAGGGGCTCTGCTCGGTGCTGGCGTCGGACTATTACTATCCCGCGCAGCTGCTCGCCGCATTCCGCCTCGCCGCCGATGGCGTGCTGCCGTTGCCGAAGGCCTGGGATCTGGTCTCCGCCGGGCCCGCGCGCGCGACCGGCTTTGCCGATCGCGGCGTCATCGCCGAAGGATGCCGCGCCGACATTCTGCTGGTCGACGACACCGTGCCGCTGCGGCCGCGGCTGGTCGCGGTGATCGCAGGCGGCAAGCTCGTGCACCTGACCGACGCGACGCGGCTACTCAGCGCGGCGGCAACGCCCCGCGAGGCTGTCGTCGCGGCATAA
- a CDS encoding DUF1045 domain-containing protein, translating to MTGFPRYAIYFAAGSTSALSRLGAELLGYDAYTGDEVSFPQEAQHVAPDWREMTTDPRKYGFHGTLKAPMALAAGKTEAELMAACTEFAGKVRPIPVIRPVVDAISGFIAVIPVEPVDALQQLAADCVRDFDSFRTELTAEDRARRKPEKLSERQRDYLDRWGYPYVMEEFRFHMTLTGRLDAERRGPVLAMLRERFESLKLDTLAIDRIALFKQHDAKARFRIVGEWALVR from the coding sequence ATGACCGGTTTCCCCCGCTACGCGATCTATTTTGCCGCAGGCAGCACCAGCGCGCTGTCGCGCTTGGGCGCCGAGCTGCTTGGCTACGATGCCTATACCGGGGACGAGGTTTCGTTTCCGCAGGAGGCGCAGCATGTCGCGCCTGACTGGCGCGAGATGACCACCGATCCCCGCAAATACGGTTTCCACGGCACGCTGAAAGCGCCGATGGCGCTGGCGGCCGGGAAGACCGAAGCGGAGCTCATGGCGGCGTGTACCGAATTTGCCGGCAAAGTGCGGCCCATTCCAGTGATCCGGCCGGTCGTCGATGCCATCAGCGGCTTCATCGCCGTCATTCCGGTCGAGCCGGTCGACGCGCTGCAACAGCTCGCCGCCGATTGCGTCCGAGATTTCGACTCCTTTCGCACCGAGCTGACCGCGGAAGACCGCGCGCGGCGCAAGCCCGAGAAACTGAGCGAGCGGCAGCGCGACTATCTCGACCGCTGGGGTTACCCTTACGTGATGGAAGAATTCCGCTTCCACATGACGCTGACGGGACGGCTGGACGCGGAACGGCGCGGACCTGTTCTGGCGATGCTGCGGGAACGGTTTGAGTCGCTGAAGCTCGATACGCTCGCGATTGATCGCATCGCGCTATTCAAGCAGCACGATGCCAAGGCACGCTTCCGCATTGTTGGTGAGTGGGCGCTGGTTCGTTAG
- a CDS encoding dihydrodipicolinate synthase family protein, translating to MPVTPHKAQRPYRGVFPVVPTIFDERGELDLEGQRRCVDFMIDAGSHGLCILANFSEQFVLTDAERETVMHAVLEHVAGRVPVIVTTTHFSSAVCAARSRQAEAAGAAMVMVMPPYHGATFRVPEKGVVEFFKVLSDAITIPIMIQDAPVAGTPLSVDLLARLSREFSNIRYFKIEVPGAASKLRSLIEAGGKDIEGPWDGEEAITLLADLDAGATGAMTGGGYPDGIRQIIDPYFAGKREEAKAAYERWLPLINYENRQCGLIACKVMMQAGGVIKSETVRHPLQPLHPATRTGLLELARERDALALRWGK from the coding sequence ATGCCGGTCACCCCACACAAGGCCCAGCGCCCCTATCGCGGCGTGTTCCCGGTCGTGCCCACCATCTTCGACGAACGCGGCGAGCTGGACCTGGAAGGCCAGCGCCGCTGCGTCGATTTCATGATCGATGCCGGTTCGCACGGCCTCTGCATCCTCGCCAATTTCTCCGAGCAGTTCGTGCTCACCGATGCCGAGCGCGAGACCGTGATGCATGCGGTGCTGGAGCATGTCGCGGGACGCGTGCCCGTGATCGTCACCACCACCCATTTCAGCTCGGCCGTCTGCGCCGCGCGCAGCAGGCAGGCCGAAGCGGCCGGCGCGGCCATGGTGATGGTGATGCCGCCCTATCACGGCGCAACCTTTCGCGTGCCCGAGAAAGGCGTCGTCGAATTCTTCAAGGTGCTCTCGGACGCCATCACCATCCCCATCATGATCCAGGACGCGCCGGTGGCGGGCACGCCGCTGTCGGTCGACCTGCTGGCGCGGCTGTCGCGCGAGTTCTCCAACATCCGTTACTTCAAGATCGAGGTGCCCGGCGCTGCATCGAAGCTGCGCAGCCTGATCGAGGCGGGCGGCAAGGACATCGAAGGCCCGTGGGACGGCGAGGAGGCGATTACGCTGCTTGCCGATCTCGATGCCGGTGCCACCGGCGCCATGACCGGCGGCGGCTATCCCGACGGCATTCGCCAGATCATCGATCCCTATTTCGCCGGCAAGCGCGAGGAAGCGAAAGCCGCCTACGAGCGCTGGCTGCCGCTGATCAACTACGAAAACCGCCAATGCGGCCTGATCGCCTGCAAGGTCATGATGCAGGCCGGCGGCGTCATCAAGTCCGAAACGGTGCGCCATCCGCTGCAGCCGCTGCATCCCGCGACGCGGACAGGGTTGCTGGAGCTGGCCAGGGAGCGCGATGCGCTGGCGCTAAGGTGGGGGAAGTAG
- a CDS encoding methyl-accepting chemotaxis protein, which produces MAIFKKSVSSLLLTLMALLAAGALAATAIQMVGAFGRYSESLETERLAAADKAIFQGVLSLRNNRGDAQSAILGEDEPRAKLEAAEKAEQAGYDAIGAALSTIEFARRDELAGTLKQRWNDAAPQFQLFYDEAKRPRAERKIERTNPWYDAVTKVIDTANLASTAVSNRAWMNDPFIARMIQVRRLAWQVRDRYGVHCSMLRSNVNGSKPLDDTQKRQLAQWDGTIASGWAGMAEVMAAPDVAAELVNAAKDAQAKTDGVLKQIGELTKNFDGSGKPAMPASEWNTLCQSPFPLIVGVATKALDQSIARAETVQAKALTNLVLQSLAFLVALAVTLAGVYVVRNRLMRPVRAILDAIARIGARDYATPVPQSAYPDEFGTMAAALESLRESAATAERLGQERESQQALQLARSGTVDAACRSFDDTVQAVIHSVAASARELDGTATGVRSLVAESSSQTAAVSSAAEQATNNLETIAAATEELSASVGEISAQVQSSAREAREAVAQVEQTNATVEVLDQTASRIGEVVKMIHAIAGQTNLLALNATIEAARAGEAGRGFAVVAGEVKSLAAQTANATEEISRQVEEIQGATGQAVAAIRSIGGAISGIDEKMTAIAAAVEEQRAATTEISRNFQQAAQGTREVTDTIGGVAKLNQETGNAGTVLSDSVKKMSADADRLRTAVEGFLGAVKSA; this is translated from the coding sequence ATGGCAATTTTTAAGAAATCGGTAAGTTCGCTTCTCCTGACCTTGATGGCCCTGCTGGCGGCCGGTGCGCTGGCCGCGACGGCGATCCAGATGGTAGGGGCCTTCGGCCGCTACAGCGAGAGTCTCGAGACCGAGCGGCTTGCTGCCGCCGACAAGGCGATTTTCCAGGGCGTGCTGTCCTTGCGCAACAATCGCGGCGACGCCCAGAGCGCGATCCTCGGCGAAGACGAGCCGCGTGCGAAGCTTGAGGCCGCCGAGAAGGCCGAGCAGGCCGGTTATGACGCCATTGGCGCGGCGCTCTCAACCATCGAATTCGCCCGCCGCGACGAGCTCGCCGGCACGTTGAAGCAGCGTTGGAACGACGCCGCGCCGCAGTTCCAATTATTCTACGACGAAGCCAAGCGCCCGCGCGCCGAGCGAAAGATCGAGCGGACCAACCCCTGGTACGATGCCGTCACCAAGGTGATCGACACGGCCAACCTCGCCTCCACCGCGGTGTCGAACCGCGCCTGGATGAACGATCCCTTCATCGCCCGCATGATCCAGGTCCGCCGCCTCGCCTGGCAGGTGCGTGACCGCTATGGCGTGCACTGCTCGATGCTTCGCTCGAACGTGAACGGCAGCAAGCCGCTGGACGACACTCAGAAGCGCCAGCTGGCGCAATGGGACGGAACCATTGCCTCAGGCTGGGCCGGCATGGCCGAGGTGATGGCTGCGCCCGATGTGGCCGCTGAACTGGTAAATGCGGCCAAAGACGCTCAGGCCAAGACCGACGGCGTGCTGAAGCAGATCGGCGAGCTCACGAAGAACTTCGACGGTAGCGGCAAGCCCGCGATGCCCGCCTCGGAGTGGAATACGCTCTGCCAGTCGCCGTTCCCGCTCATTGTCGGCGTCGCGACCAAGGCGCTGGACCAGTCCATCGCGCGTGCCGAGACAGTTCAGGCCAAGGCGCTCACCAATCTCGTCCTGCAGTCGCTCGCATTCCTGGTCGCGCTCGCCGTGACGCTGGCCGGTGTGTATGTGGTCCGCAATCGCCTGATGCGTCCGGTGCGCGCCATCCTCGATGCGATCGCGCGGATCGGCGCGCGCGACTATGCGACGCCGGTTCCGCAATCCGCATATCCCGACGAGTTCGGCACCATGGCGGCCGCACTCGAAAGCCTGCGCGAGAGCGCAGCGACCGCGGAGCGTCTGGGCCAGGAGCGCGAATCGCAGCAGGCGCTGCAGCTAGCACGCTCCGGTACCGTGGATGCCGCATGCCGCAGCTTCGACGACACCGTGCAGGCCGTCATTCACAGCGTCGCGGCATCGGCCCGGGAGCTCGATGGGACGGCCACGGGCGTGCGCTCGCTGGTTGCGGAATCCAGCAGTCAGACCGCGGCTGTCTCCTCTGCCGCCGAGCAGGCCACCAACAATCTCGAAACCATCGCGGCTGCCACCGAGGAGCTCTCCGCGTCCGTCGGCGAGATCTCCGCACAGGTGCAGTCCAGCGCCCGCGAGGCGCGCGAAGCGGTAGCGCAGGTCGAGCAAACCAACGCGACCGTCGAAGTCCTCGATCAGACCGCGAGCCGCATCGGCGAGGTCGTGAAGATGATCCACGCCATCGCCGGCCAGACCAATCTGCTGGCGCTCAACGCGACCATCGAGGCCGCGCGCGCCGGAGAGGCGGGCCGCGGCTTCGCCGTGGTCGCGGGCGAGGTCAAGAGCCTGGCGGCGCAGACCGCGAACGCTACGGAAGAGATTTCGCGGCAGGTCGAGGAGATCCAGGGGGCGACGGGGCAGGCCGTTGCCGCGATCCGTTCCATCGGCGGCGCCATCAGCGGCATCGACGAGAAGATGACCGCGATTGCGGCGGCCGTGGAGGAGCAGCGCGCCGCGACCACCGAGATCTCGCGCAATTTCCAGCAGGCGGCGCAAGGCACCCGCGAGGTCACCGATACCATCGGCGGCGTCGCCAAGCTCAACCAGGAGACCGGCAACGCCGGCACGGTTCTTTCCGACTCCGTGAAGAAGATGTCGGCCGACGCCGATCGTCTCCGTACCGCGGTCGAGGGCTTCCTTGGCGCGGTGAAGTCAGCCTGA
- a CDS encoding enoyl-CoA hydratase yields the protein MTDLVRIENNGGILTLTLARPDKKNALTDAMYGKLADTIESAEFDPSARVILIRGEGDMFTAGNDVGEFAAVAAGKSEGSRNVIRFIQSLARCTRPLVAAVQGRAVGVGTTMLLHCDLVVLADNAQLSTPFVSLALVPEAASSLLMPARIGYARAYEMFALGETVPAKAALDWGLANRVVPLDKLDAEALALAHRLARQPAGALTATKKLMRNGEVLLAQMQAEGQQFAQRLRTAEAREAFTAFAERRPPDFTKVA from the coding sequence ATGACTGACCTGGTCCGGATCGAGAACAACGGCGGAATTCTCACGCTCACGCTGGCGCGCCCCGACAAGAAGAACGCGCTGACGGATGCGATGTACGGCAAGCTCGCCGACACCATCGAATCCGCCGAGTTCGATCCCTCGGCCCGCGTGATCCTGATCCGCGGCGAAGGCGACATGTTCACCGCCGGCAACGACGTCGGCGAGTTCGCGGCCGTGGCGGCCGGCAAGTCCGAGGGCAGCCGCAACGTCATACGCTTCATCCAGTCGCTGGCGCGCTGTACGCGACCGTTGGTCGCGGCCGTGCAGGGCCGCGCCGTCGGCGTCGGCACCACGATGCTGCTGCATTGCGACCTCGTGGTGCTCGCCGACAATGCGCAATTGTCGACGCCCTTTGTCAGCCTGGCGCTGGTGCCGGAGGCCGCCTCGAGCTTGCTGATGCCGGCGCGCATCGGCTACGCCCGCGCCTACGAAATGTTTGCGCTCGGCGAGACCGTGCCGGCGAAGGCCGCGCTGGACTGGGGCCTCGCCAACCGGGTGGTCCCGCTCGACAAGCTCGATGCCGAGGCCCTCGCGCTCGCCCACCGGCTTGCCCGCCAGCCGGCCGGCGCGCTCACCGCCACCAAGAAGCTGATGCGCAATGGCGAAGTTTTGCTCGCGCAGATGCAGGCGGAAGGCCAGCAGTTCGCACAGCGGCTGCGCACCGCCGAGGCGCGCGAGGCGTTCACCGCGTTCGCCGAGCGCCGCCCGCCGGATTTCACCAAGGTTGCGTAA
- a CDS encoding MarR family winged helix-turn-helix transcriptional regulator, whose protein sequence is MRSKEAAARHHRLIYLLNVAQRRLQRWMAAQPSSEVTPAQAGLLFILGRQDGVLMGEAGAALDMGPAGISGLVDRSVAARLVERRADREDGRAWRVWLTPKGRTALAQAKTDAAGINAALTEGFSSAEIDIVARWLTSIQDKFPRDPSRDSKE, encoded by the coding sequence ATGCGAAGTAAAGAAGCCGCAGCGAGGCATCACCGGCTGATCTATCTGCTGAATGTCGCGCAACGCCGGTTGCAGCGCTGGATGGCGGCGCAGCCTTCGAGCGAGGTGACGCCGGCGCAGGCGGGGCTGCTGTTCATTCTCGGCAGGCAGGACGGCGTGCTGATGGGCGAGGCGGGCGCGGCGCTGGACATGGGGCCGGCCGGGATTTCCGGTCTCGTCGATCGCAGTGTTGCGGCAAGGCTGGTCGAGCGGCGGGCCGATCGCGAGGACGGCCGCGCCTGGCGGGTGTGGCTGACGCCGAAGGGGCGAACCGCGCTGGCGCAGGCGAAGACCGATGCGGCCGGGATCAATGCGGCATTGACGGAAGGATTTTCCAGCGCGGAGATCGACATCGTCGCGCGCTGGCTGACGAGCATTCAGGACAAATTTCCAAGAGACCCTTCGCGAGATTCAAAGGAATGA
- a CDS encoding tannase/feruloyl esterase family alpha/beta hydrolase: MTLTRAKLCAWLVGTAAAMGANSAFAVTLAEDADTVCKGLVGGADAVKIDAATLLAPSPLAIAERGPTPSGRVTPANPAFCKLLGHIDPTDPKAPPIKFQVNLPVEWNGRSLQYGGGGFNGVLITGLGLPPAYPFDKPSPLARGFVTYGTDSGHETKQGEPPQVFALNDEAFENFAHRAYKKVRDAAVVLMERAYGKKPEKLYFMGSSEGGREGLTMAQRYPDDFDGIFARVPVINWVGLQHAGTRSGLATMGEGWINPAQVKLVGDAVRAACDKADGSDDALVQDPVACKAAFKVETLRCESGKTGDQCLTDPQIKAVNMLHATYKFPFALANGLDDYPGWGVSGEDTPAVGPTGGWVAWWLGTAPPAQPPAPNNGIAWIYGAGGIQYVFARDPKLDVTTYKPEDHKARLLEVSTLMDSTDPDLSRFRARGGRLIMLEHMADYAQSPCAGIRYFESVERRLGKAETAEFARLYTAPGVDHVGSGAPANVDMLSALVDWVEKGKAPGDLEVSEQKVEAPSFAVLRAMPLCRWPSWPHYKSGPVAEASSFTCAP; this comes from the coding sequence ATGACGCTGACAAGAGCGAAGCTGTGCGCATGGCTCGTGGGCACGGCAGCCGCAATGGGCGCGAACAGCGCGTTCGCGGTGACGCTGGCCGAGGATGCGGATACGGTCTGCAAGGGTCTGGTCGGCGGCGCGGATGCCGTGAAGATCGACGCCGCGACGTTGCTGGCACCATCGCCTCTCGCAATTGCCGAGCGTGGACCGACGCCGTCAGGGCGCGTCACACCCGCCAATCCCGCGTTCTGCAAGCTGCTCGGCCATATCGACCCTACCGATCCAAAGGCGCCGCCGATCAAGTTCCAGGTCAATCTCCCGGTCGAGTGGAACGGCCGTTCGCTGCAATATGGCGGCGGCGGCTTCAACGGCGTGCTGATCACGGGCCTCGGGCTGCCGCCGGCCTATCCCTTCGACAAGCCGTCGCCGCTGGCGCGCGGTTTCGTCACCTACGGCACCGATTCCGGCCACGAGACCAAGCAAGGCGAGCCGCCGCAGGTGTTCGCGCTGAACGACGAAGCGTTCGAGAACTTTGCCCATCGCGCCTACAAGAAGGTGCGCGATGCCGCCGTCGTGCTGATGGAACGCGCCTACGGCAAGAAGCCGGAGAAGCTGTACTTCATGGGCTCGTCCGAAGGCGGCCGCGAAGGCCTCACCATGGCGCAGCGCTATCCTGACGATTTCGATGGCATCTTTGCGCGCGTGCCTGTGATCAACTGGGTTGGCCTGCAACATGCCGGCACCCGCTCGGGGCTTGCGACCATGGGCGAGGGCTGGATCAATCCGGCACAGGTCAAGCTCGTCGGCGATGCCGTGCGGGCCGCTTGCGACAAGGCCGACGGCTCCGACGATGCGCTGGTGCAGGATCCCGTGGCCTGCAAGGCGGCGTTCAAGGTCGAGACCCTGCGCTGCGAGTCCGGCAAGACAGGCGATCAGTGTCTCACCGACCCACAGATCAAGGCTGTGAATATGCTGCATGCGACCTATAAATTCCCGTTCGCGCTCGCCAATGGTCTCGACGATTATCCGGGCTGGGGCGTGTCAGGCGAAGATACGCCGGCGGTCGGCCCGACCGGCGGTTGGGTCGCGTGGTGGCTCGGCACGGCGCCGCCCGCGCAGCCGCCTGCGCCCAATAACGGCATCGCCTGGATCTATGGCGCCGGCGGCATTCAATATGTGTTCGCGCGCGATCCCAAGCTCGACGTCACCACCTACAAGCCCGAGGATCACAAGGCGCGGCTGCTCGAAGTCTCCACCCTGATGGACTCGACCGATCCGGATCTCAGCCGCTTCCGCGCCCGCGGCGGCCGTCTCATCATGCTCGAGCACATGGCCGATTATGCGCAGAGCCCCTGTGCCGGCATCCGCTATTTTGAGAGCGTCGAGCGCAGGCTCGGCAAGGCCGAGACCGCCGAATTCGCACGGCTCTACACCGCGCCCGGCGTCGACCATGTCGGCTCCGGCGCGCCGGCCAATGTCGACATGCTGAGCGCGCTGGTGGACTGGGTCGAGAAAGGCAAGGCGCCCGGCGACCTCGAAGTCAGCGAGCAGAAGGTCGAGGCGCCATCATTCGCGGTGTTGCGCGCGATGCCGCTGTGCCGCTGGCCGTCCTGGCCGCATTACAAGTCGGGACCGGTGGCGGAGGCGTCGAGCTTTACTTGCGCGCCCTGA
- the serA gene encoding phosphoglycerate dehydrogenase — MSAPGQNPERSAKALLLEGVNDSAVDLFRSAGFTNVERLTKALDGEDLRRALKGVSLLGIRSRTQITDDVLAAADQLLAVGCFSVGTNQVDLLAARKRGIPVFNAPFSNTRSVAELVIGEIVMLLRRIFPRSVSAHDGGWDKSATGSREVRGRTLGIIGYGNIGSQLSTLAEAIGMRVIYFDRTDKLRHGNTEPVEKLEELLAQSDVVSLHVPETPETAGMIGEKELRAMKPGSFLINNSRGTVVDLDALAGVLRDGHLAGAAVDVFPVEPSSNSDRFKSPLQGLGNVILTPHIGGSTEEAQERIGGEVARKLVDYFITGSTMGAVNFPEVQLHLRPAGVRFSHVHRNVPGMLRRLNEVFLQRDINIVAQYLETSGDLGYVVLDADLAGQDSATLLQQIRALDGTIGARLVFEH, encoded by the coding sequence ATGTCAGCCCCAGGCCAAAACCCGGAGCGGAGCGCGAAGGCGCTGCTGCTCGAAGGCGTCAACGACAGCGCCGTGGACCTGTTCCGGAGCGCGGGTTTCACCAATGTCGAGCGGCTGACCAAGGCGCTGGACGGCGAGGATCTGCGGCGGGCGCTCAAGGGCGTGTCGCTGCTCGGCATCCGCTCGCGCACCCAGATCACCGATGACGTGCTCGCCGCGGCCGACCAGCTTCTCGCGGTCGGTTGCTTCAGCGTCGGCACCAACCAGGTCGATCTGCTGGCGGCGCGCAAGCGCGGCATTCCCGTGTTCAACGCGCCGTTCTCCAACACGCGCAGCGTCGCCGAGCTCGTGATCGGCGAGATCGTGATGTTGCTGCGGCGCATCTTCCCGCGCTCGGTGTCGGCCCATGACGGCGGCTGGGACAAGTCGGCGACCGGCAGCCGCGAGGTCCGCGGCCGCACCCTCGGCATCATCGGCTACGGCAATATCGGCTCGCAGCTCTCGACGCTCGCCGAGGCCATCGGCATGCGCGTCATCTATTTCGACCGCACCGACAAGCTCCGCCACGGCAACACCGAGCCGGTCGAAAAGCTGGAGGAGCTGCTGGCGCAGAGCGACGTCGTCAGCCTGCACGTGCCGGAGACGCCGGAGACCGCAGGCATGATCGGTGAAAAAGAGCTGCGGGCGATGAAGCCGGGCTCTTTCCTGATCAACAACAGCCGCGGTACCGTGGTCGATCTCGACGCGCTCGCGGGCGTCTTGCGCGACGGCCATCTCGCAGGCGCCGCCGTCGACGTGTTTCCGGTCGAGCCGTCCTCGAATTCCGATCGCTTCAAGAGTCCGTTGCAGGGCCTCGGCAACGTCATTCTCACCCCGCATATCGGCGGCTCGACCGAGGAGGCGCAGGAGCGCATCGGCGGCGAGGTGGCGCGCAAGCTGGTCGACTATTTCATCACTGGCTCGACCATGGGGGCGGTGAATTTCCCGGAAGTGCAACTGCATCTGCGTCCCGCGGGCGTGCGCTTCAGCCATGTCCATCGCAACGTGCCGGGCATGCTGCGGCGGCTGAACGAGGTCTTCCTCCAGCGCGACATCAACATCGTCGCGCAATATCTGGAGACCTCCGGCGACCTCGGCTACGTCGTGCTCGACGCCGACCTGGCGGGGCAGGATTCGGCGACGCTGCTCCAGCAGATCCGCGCCCTCGATGGCACCATCGGTGCGCGGCTCGTGTTCGAGCACTAG